One genomic window of Magnolia sinica isolate HGM2019 chromosome 3, MsV1, whole genome shotgun sequence includes the following:
- the LOC131241118 gene encoding MLO-like protein 12: MATTSPPFVATLKETPTWAVATVCCILITLSTLLERSIDLLTRFLERRRRKSLQHALNKVKDELILLGFISLFLTIAQQPISRICISRSVGETFLPCEGPLPTDVVEEPKCKMQGKLSLMSRNGINQLHILIFVMGLFHVLSCVLTLGLGMAKMKKWESWEEETKTLEYEFSNDPRRFRFTSQTSFGRRHLKFWSDRPLLLWPVSFLRLFVGSVSRTDYLTLRNGFIAAHLSQGSKFDFQKFLRRALDKDFAVVVGISLWIWIFSTFFLFFNAHKFYNYLWLPFIPLVMVLTVGTKLQVIITKMCLVSRNESVVVRGILLVKPSDHFFWFGRPHLLLHIIHLILFQNSFQLAFFIWTWSKFGLRSCFHRETEDIVIRIAMSVLVQLLIGYVILPLYGLVTQMGSTMNKMVFTERVSMGLKNWHALAKRKLGTDRPSLTGSPRPVGQSPSQATETLSTNTHELERTDTEHPETVVGSMAIEIMEVESTKPSSSTKGGGGEISFRW; encoded by the exons ATGGCTACGACATCCCCACCATTTGTAGCTACCCTCAAAGAAACACCCACATGGGCTGTTGCCACTGTTTGTTGCATCTTGATCACGCTCTCCACCCTTCTGGAACGTTCCATCGACCTCCTAACCAGG TTTTTGGAAAGAAGGCGGAGGAAGTCACTCCAACATGCTCTCAACAAAGTTAAGGATG AGCTGATTCTCTTGGGTTTCATATCTCTATTTCTAACGATTGCACAACAGCCCATCTCAAGGATCTGTATTTCAAGAAGTGTCGGAGAGACCTTCCTTCCATGCGAAGGCCCGCTTCCGACCGATGTTGTGGAGGAGCCCAAATGCAAAATGCAG GGaaagctctctctcatgtctAGAAACGGAATCAATCAGCTTCACATTTTAATCTTTGTGATGGGCCTTTTTCATGTTCTCTCATGCGTTCTCACACTGGGCCTTGGGATGGCTAAG ATGAAGAAATGGGAATCTTGGGAAGAAGAGACTAAAACTCTGGAATATGAATTCTCAAATG ATCCGAGGCGATTCAGGTTCACCAGCCAAACGTCATTTGGAAGGCGACATTTGAAGTTCTGGAGCGACCGACCTCTCCTTCTTTGGCCT GTTTCTTTCCTTCGACTCTTCGTGGGTTCTGTCTCTAGAACCGATTATCTCACTCTACGCAATGGGTTCATAGCG GCCCATCTTTCACAAGGTAGCAAGTTCGACTTCCAAAAGTTTCTTAGGAGAGCTTTGGATAAAGATTTCGCCGTGGTCGTTGGAATCAG TCTTTGGATCTGGATCTTCTCAACATTTTTCCTATTCTTCAATGCCCACA AATTTTATAACTACTTATGGCTGCCGTTTATTCCTTTGGTG aTGGTTTTAACGGTAGGGACCAAATTGCAAGTAATTATAACGAAGATGTGTTTAGTGAGTCGCAACGAATCGGTTGTGGTTCGTGGAATATTGCTTGTGAAGCCCAGTGACCATTTTTTCTGGTTTGGTCGGCCCCACCTCCTCCTCCATATCATCCATCTTATCCTTTTCCAG AACTCTTTTCAACTGGCATTCTTCATATGGACGTGG AGTAAGTTCGGACTGCGGTCATGCTTCCATAGGGAAACTGAAGACATCGTAATAAGAATCGCTATGAGTGTATTGGTACAGCTCCTCATTGGCTATGTAATCTTACCACTATATGGGCTAGTCACACAG ATGGGATCGACGATGAACAAGATGGTATTCACAGAACGTGTCTCGATGGGTCTAAAGAACTGGCATGCCTTGGCAAAACGAAAATTGGGCACGGATAGACCTAGTCTGACCGGTTCGCCGCGACCAGTGGGACAATCACCTTCTCAGGCAACGGAGACTTTATCGACTAATACACATGAGTTGGAACGTACAGATACGGAACATCCAGAGACGGTTGTTGGATCCATGGCTATTGAAATAATGGAAGTAGAGAGTACCAAGCCTAGTAGCAGCACGAAAGGTGGTGGTGGAGAGATTTCTTTTAGGTGGTGA